The proteins below are encoded in one region of Qipengyuania sp. HL-TH1:
- a CDS encoding YbhB/YbcL family Raf kinase inhibitor-like protein yields the protein MASGVAPWVQNAVGGGAIGHTLTLEKVADERVLGRGGFTLTSAAFRHEGELDPSFTAVEEDAVAPPLEWTAPPPGAHELVLVVEDADKGHIHWTVWGLPPQKGKLMEGETPPRTGKNSHGNSEWLLPDPPLGEEHRYIFQLFAVDLPLTLMPGATLEELVRNLDGHVTAAAVLTARFEGHEVEELDVEDLGDVD from the coding sequence ATGGCTAGCGGCGTTGCGCCCTGGGTTCAGAATGCGGTTGGCGGAGGTGCCATCGGGCATACGCTCACGCTGGAGAAGGTTGCCGACGAGCGCGTGCTCGGTCGGGGCGGCTTTACCCTGACCAGTGCAGCATTCCGTCACGAGGGCGAACTCGATCCTTCCTTTACTGCGGTCGAGGAAGATGCCGTCGCGCCGCCGCTCGAATGGACCGCGCCGCCGCCGGGCGCGCACGAGCTGGTGCTGGTCGTCGAGGATGCCGACAAGGGGCACATCCACTGGACCGTCTGGGGCCTGCCGCCGCAGAAGGGCAAGCTGATGGAAGGCGAAACCCCGCCGCGCACCGGCAAGAATTCCCACGGCAATTCGGAATGGCTGCTGCCCGATCCGCCGCTGGGCGAAGAGCATCGCTATATCTTTCAGCTTTTTGCAGTCGACCTCCCGCTCACGCTGATGCCGGGGGCGACGCTCGAAGAACTCGTCCGTAATCTTGACGGGCATGTAACCGCCGCCGCGGTCCTGACAGCCCGGTTCGAAGGCCATGAGGTCGAGGAACTGGATGTCGAGGATCTTGGCGACGTCGATTGA
- a CDS encoding DUF2726 domain-containing protein: METVNFLLDRPVALLIVLLVGALIGVAFERAVASADTAKRKAYWQGRNAQRFGKKSAGLRKIEAAERGQAIRSDMAADQLKIVSRAKFTSRSLLNKSEAKVFEALDKAVIARNPKWQVMAQVSLGEFLASPDKDAFFAVNSKRVDFALMDEHCRVVHALEYQGSGHHTGASAAARDAVKKEALRKAGIGYHEVVAGHTTPSELRALVDRLVPAG; this comes from the coding sequence ATGGAAACCGTCAATTTCCTGCTGGATCGCCCCGTTGCGTTACTGATCGTGCTGCTTGTCGGCGCGCTGATCGGCGTCGCTTTCGAGCGGGCAGTCGCCAGCGCCGATACGGCAAAGCGCAAGGCGTATTGGCAGGGGCGCAATGCGCAGCGGTTCGGTAAAAAGAGCGCAGGGCTGCGCAAGATCGAGGCGGCGGAGCGGGGACAGGCGATCCGGTCCGATATGGCGGCGGACCAGTTGAAGATCGTCAGCCGGGCCAAGTTCACCTCGCGCTCGCTGCTCAACAAATCGGAGGCCAAGGTGTTCGAGGCGCTCGACAAGGCGGTGATTGCGCGCAATCCGAAATGGCAGGTGATGGCACAGGTGAGCCTCGGCGAATTCCTCGCCAGCCCCGACAAGGACGCCTTCTTCGCGGTCAATTCCAAACGCGTCGATTTCGCGCTAATGGACGAGCACTGCCGGGTGGTCCACGCGCTCGAATACCAAGGCTCGGGCCACCACACCGGCGCCAGCGCCGCCGCGCGCGACGCGGTGAAGAAGGAAGCGCTGCGCAAGGCAGGCATCGGCTATCACGAGGTGGTCGCGGGGCACACGACGCCGAGCGAACTCAGGGCGTTGGTGGACCGGTTGGTACCGGCAGGTTAA
- a CDS encoding YaiI/YqxD family protein — MSSPSPTAAPVTILVDADACPVKEEIYRVAERFGAEVRVVSNSPFRVPVSARVKRVVVSDGFDAADDWIAEHADARSVVITADILLAERCLKAGARVLKHDGRAFDAASIGSAVATRAIMEDLRAGMDGAHGGPPPFSKSDRSNFLQALDRVMVELRR; from the coding sequence ATGTCCAGCCCCAGCCCCACAGCCGCCCCCGTCACGATCCTGGTCGATGCCGACGCCTGCCCGGTGAAGGAGGAGATCTACCGCGTCGCCGAACGCTTCGGCGCCGAGGTGCGCGTGGTCAGCAACAGCCCCTTCCGCGTGCCGGTGAGCGCGCGGGTCAAGCGCGTGGTGGTAAGCGACGGGTTCGATGCCGCCGACGACTGGATCGCGGAGCATGCGGACGCCCGCAGCGTGGTCATCACCGCCGACATCTTGCTCGCCGAACGCTGCCTGAAAGCGGGCGCACGCGTGCTCAAGCACGACGGGCGCGCCTTCGACGCCGCGAGCATCGGCAGCGCCGTGGCCACCCGCGCGATCATGGAAGACCTGCGCGCCGGGATGGACGGTGCCCACGGCGGCCCCCCGCCCTTCAGCAAGTCCGACCGCTCCAACTTCCTCCAGGCGCTCGACCGGGTGATGGTCGAACTGCGCCGCTAG
- a CDS encoding DUF3429 domain-containing protein — protein MDTVPALPRWLGRAGLLPQLACVGVLYAGPAEWREPAQALAFAYAALILSFLGGMWWGIAAAAPAAQRRNTLGWVWVAAVLPSLVALAGFVPWALGWQWPEPSLAMLSGALLVSLGVDARLGPLAPRWWMPLRVPLSFGLGLMTMAAAVA, from the coding sequence ATGGACACTGTCCCTGCCTTGCCGCGCTGGCTAGGCCGCGCCGGGCTGCTGCCGCAACTGGCCTGCGTCGGGGTGCTTTATGCGGGTCCGGCGGAATGGCGCGAACCCGCGCAGGCGCTGGCCTTTGCATATGCCGCGCTGATCCTGTCGTTCCTCGGCGGGATGTGGTGGGGGATCGCGGCGGCGGCCCCCGCGGCGCAGCGGCGCAACACGCTTGGCTGGGTGTGGGTGGCGGCGGTGCTGCCAAGCCTCGTGGCGCTCGCCGGTTTCGTGCCATGGGCGCTAGGTTGGCAGTGGCCCGAACCTTCGCTGGCCATGCTCAGCGGGGCGCTGCTCGTCAGCCTGGGTGTCGATGCCAGACTGGGGCCGCTCGCCCCGCGCTGGTGGATGCCGCTGCGGGTGCCGCTGTCCTTCGGCCTCGGGCTGATGACCATGGCAGCAGCGGTCGCCTAG
- a CDS encoding SWIB/MDM2 domain-containing protein — translation MAGKNNALQKPVNLSPELETVVGKGPMTRAQVTSKVWDHIKANDLQDSKDRRMINPDDKLGAVIGKEQISMFKMTGAVSKHMS, via the coding sequence ATGGCTGGCAAGAACAACGCACTGCAGAAGCCGGTGAATCTTTCGCCGGAACTGGAAACCGTGGTTGGCAAGGGTCCGATGACCCGCGCCCAGGTCACCTCCAAGGTGTGGGATCACATCAAGGCGAACGACCTGCAGGATTCCAAGGATCGGCGCATGATCAACCCCGACGACAAGCTCGGCGCGGTGATCGGCAAGGAACAGATCTCCATGTTCAAGATGACGGGCGCCGTCTCGAAGCACATGAGCTAA
- a CDS encoding DUF2061 domain-containing protein translates to MKRNLSKTLTFLVLHLLVGFTVAYLFTGSVMLAGGIALVEPLVNAVVFFFHERAWEQKDRPALLDVMLHRHGAEERSVPG, encoded by the coding sequence ATGAAACGCAACCTGTCCAAGACGCTGACCTTCCTCGTCCTCCACCTGCTGGTCGGGTTCACGGTCGCCTACCTGTTCACCGGGTCGGTGATGCTTGCGGGCGGGATCGCGCTGGTCGAACCGCTGGTCAACGCGGTGGTGTTCTTCTTCCACGAACGCGCGTGGGAGCAAAAGGACCGCCCCGCGCTGCTCGATGTCATGCTGCACCGCCACGGGGCGGAGGAACGCTCCGTCCCCGGCTGA
- a CDS encoding DUF3800 domain-containing protein, translating to MYAFVDETGNTGGNLFDEDQPLFLTAALITRSDFDRSKARQFDKILADANLSGIHATELGVGGIEPIAGPVLKLLKAADARFFISRVEKRYLLATKFFDTFFDSGENPAVPWHAYNVRPLRLILAFKVASLVDETVAQLFWKMLMERSEARARALIPEICAAVLARIDRLPDARSREIVTDALQWTRDHPEGLDFYQTGREAKNGHMPNSVAFTNLLEGLEALSKKWDRPVRLIRHDRQSQFERTLAHWHQLFSNALPDPIHLPGETRVLRQVPGSDFEISASEHSPGIQVADLILWLFKRFLEGKDIPYESGRLLSFAMKRGMQNDFSFDGVENAMLEQFGDALNSDPSPEHLEKAREIQAHYEQLRLDNIAAYDRDGLMPFERQATSSRLASD from the coding sequence ATGTACGCATTTGTAGATGAAACTGGTAATACTGGCGGCAATCTTTTTGATGAAGATCAGCCGCTTTTTTTAACAGCGGCACTCATCACGCGAAGTGACTTCGACAGGTCAAAGGCGCGCCAGTTTGATAAGATTCTAGCGGATGCAAACCTTTCTGGCATCCATGCAACAGAATTAGGGGTTGGTGGCATTGAGCCAATCGCCGGGCCGGTGCTGAAGCTTCTAAAGGCAGCGGATGCGCGATTTTTCATTTCACGGGTTGAAAAGCGGTACCTCCTAGCCACGAAATTTTTCGATACTTTCTTCGATAGCGGTGAGAATCCAGCGGTACCTTGGCACGCGTACAATGTGCGACCGTTGCGGCTCATTCTCGCATTCAAGGTTGCCTCTCTAGTCGATGAAACTGTCGCTCAGCTGTTTTGGAAAATGCTGATGGAAAGATCAGAGGCTCGCGCACGAGCGCTGATCCCGGAAATCTGTGCCGCTGTACTTGCTCGCATTGATCGCCTCCCCGATGCTCGTTCACGAGAAATTGTCACTGACGCTCTTCAATGGACGAGAGACCACCCGGAAGGCCTTGATTTCTACCAGACTGGTAGAGAGGCGAAGAATGGGCACATGCCAAACAGCGTGGCATTCACAAATTTGCTGGAGGGTTTGGAAGCTCTTTCCAAGAAATGGGATCGGCCTGTTCGACTGATCCGCCACGACCGACAATCGCAGTTCGAAAGAACCTTGGCCCATTGGCATCAGCTATTCTCGAACGCCCTTCCCGACCCTATTCATTTACCAGGTGAAACTCGCGTACTGCGCCAAGTTCCGGGTTCAGATTTTGAGATTTCTGCGTCTGAACACAGCCCCGGTATTCAAGTCGCAGACCTGATCCTCTGGCTGTTCAAGAGATTCTTAGAGGGCAAGGATATCCCGTATGAGTCTGGCAGACTTTTGTCGTTTGCCATGAAGAGAGGAATGCAGAACGATTTTTCATTCGATGGCGTTGAAAACGCTATGCTCGAGCAATTCGGCGATGCTTTGAATTCGGACCCCTCGCCTGAGCATCTTGAGAAAGCTCGCGAGATACAGGCTCACTACGAGCAACTGCGCCTCGATAATATTGCCGCATATGATCGCGACGGTCTGATGCCTTTTGAAAGGCAGGCGACGTCCTCTCGTCTAGCGAGTGATTAA
- a CDS encoding DUF962 domain-containing protein, translating to MTERHYTTFAAFWPFYLREHARPGTRALHYIGTSLVVALGVAALATGKWLLLLGMPLAGYFFAWIAHFGHEKNRPATFSYPLWSLRADFRMWWMWLTGRLGPELENAGVTKR from the coding sequence ATGACCGAGCGGCACTACACCACCTTCGCTGCCTTCTGGCCGTTCTACCTGCGCGAACATGCGCGCCCCGGAACCCGCGCACTGCATTACATCGGCACCTCGCTGGTCGTCGCGCTGGGCGTGGCAGCGCTGGCGACGGGCAAGTGGCTGCTATTGCTCGGCATGCCGCTGGCCGGGTACTTCTTCGCCTGGATCGCGCATTTCGGGCATGAGAAGAACCGCCCGGCGACCTTCTCCTATCCGCTGTGGAGCCTGCGCGCCGATTTCCGCATGTGGTGGATGTGGCTGACCGGCAGGCTCGGCCCCGAACTCGAGAACGCAGGCGTCACCAAGCGCTAG
- a CDS encoding fasciclin domain-containing protein — MNKLTIALASAASLAIAACAEEPAETAAYEDTATADQMANAEAEAGTVVEVAQDDETFSTLVSAVTAAGLGETLSGDGPFTVFAPTNDAFAKIPEATLTELTTNDTETLGNILTYHVVEGNVDAATLTQAITDAGDAGYTITTVNGGTLTATVVDGNVVLTDAAGGTATVTATDVAASNGVIHVIDTVLMPQ, encoded by the coding sequence ATGAACAAGCTTACCATCGCGCTCGCCTCGGCCGCATCGCTGGCTATCGCCGCCTGCGCCGAAGAACCGGCCGAAACCGCTGCCTATGAAGACACCGCCACCGCCGATCAGATGGCCAATGCAGAAGCCGAAGCCGGCACTGTGGTCGAAGTCGCACAGGACGACGAGACTTTCTCGACGCTCGTCAGCGCGGTGACCGCCGCCGGCCTGGGCGAAACGCTGTCGGGTGACGGCCCGTTCACCGTCTTCGCGCCGACCAACGATGCCTTCGCCAAGATCCCCGAGGCGACGCTGACCGAGCTCACCACCAATGACACCGAAACGCTCGGCAACATCCTCACCTACCACGTGGTCGAAGGCAATGTGGATGCCGCAACGCTGACGCAGGCGATCACCGATGCAGGCGATGCGGGCTACACCATCACCACCGTCAACGGCGGCACGCTGACCGCGACCGTGGTCGACGGCAATGTCGTGCTGACCGATGCCGCCGGCGGCACCGCCACCGTCACCGCAACCGACGTCGCCGCCTCGAACGGTGTGATCCACGTCATCGATACCGTGCTGATGCCGCAGTAA
- a CDS encoding HPF/RaiA family ribosome-associated protein — MQVQFNSDSSVMGTENVAERIEASVREKLARFEERLTRIEIHVRDENGAKGGADDKACTIEARPRGGKAIGVTEHAGKVDDAARKAAATLSQRLERHFGKESKHSHDPRPDKVL, encoded by the coding sequence ATGCAGGTCCAGTTCAATTCCGACTCTTCGGTCATGGGTACCGAGAACGTCGCCGAACGCATCGAGGCGAGCGTGCGCGAGAAGCTGGCGCGGTTCGAGGAACGGCTCACGCGGATCGAGATCCACGTGCGCGACGAAAACGGCGCGAAGGGCGGGGCGGACGACAAGGCCTGCACGATCGAGGCGCGCCCGCGCGGCGGCAAGGCAATCGGCGTGACCGAACACGCGGGCAAGGTCGACGATGCCGCGCGCAAGGCGGCGGCGACGCTCAGCCAGCGGCTCGAACGGCACTTCGGCAAGGAATCCAAGCACAGCCACGACCCGCGGCCCGATAAGGTGTTGTAA
- the thiC gene encoding phosphomethylpyrimidine synthase ThiC — MADINSKFDIGVTTGPIRGSRKVQIGAKSGSGVRVAMREIDLEGGEPSVRVYDTSGPYTDPDATIDIRAGLEQKRREWIMARGDVEEYTAREVKPEDNGQLGPDRSGGVPAFPNVAKKVLRAKPGMNVSQMHYARQGIITPEMEYVAERENLGREQVRREFDGNSWGAEIPEYVTPEFVRDEIARGRAIIPNNINHPETEPMAIGRNFLVKINANIGNSAVASDVAAEVDKMVWSIRWGADTVMDLSTGRNIHDTREWIIRNSPVPIGTVPIYQALEKVGGIAEDLTWEVFRDTLIEQAEQGVDYFTIHAGVRLPYVPMTAKRVTGIVSRGGSIMAKWCLAHHKESFLYERFDEITEIMKAYDIAYSLGDGLRPGSIADANDEAQFAELYTLGELTKRAWEQDVQVMIEGPGHVPMHKIKENMDKQLEACGEAPFYTLGPLVTDIAPGYDHITSGIGAAQIGWYGTAMLCYVTPKEHLGLPDRDDVKVGVVTYKLAAHAADLAKGHPAAKVRDDALSKARFDFRWRDQFNLSLDPDTAEQYHDQTLPAEGAKTAHFCSMCGPKFCSMKITQEVREFAAKQNSDSYLASENIKRETSAEEAEEARAGMEKMSEVYREKGERLYLPSESP; from the coding sequence ATGGCCGACATCAACAGCAAATTCGACATCGGCGTCACCACCGGCCCGATCCGCGGCAGCCGCAAGGTCCAGATCGGCGCGAAAAGCGGCAGCGGCGTGCGCGTCGCCATGCGCGAGATCGACCTCGAGGGCGGCGAGCCCAGCGTGCGCGTCTACGACACCTCCGGCCCCTATACCGACCCTGATGCCACGATCGACATCCGCGCCGGCCTCGAACAGAAACGCCGCGAATGGATCATGGCGCGCGGCGATGTCGAGGAATACACCGCGCGCGAGGTAAAGCCCGAGGATAACGGCCAGCTCGGCCCCGACCGTTCGGGCGGCGTCCCCGCCTTCCCCAATGTCGCCAAGAAAGTGCTGCGCGCCAAGCCCGGCATGAACGTCAGCCAGATGCATTACGCGAGGCAGGGCATCATCACGCCCGAGATGGAATATGTCGCCGAGCGCGAGAACCTGGGCCGCGAACAGGTGCGCCGCGAATTCGACGGCAATTCATGGGGCGCCGAGATCCCCGAATATGTCACGCCCGAATTCGTCCGCGACGAGATCGCCCGCGGCCGCGCGATCATCCCCAACAACATCAACCACCCCGAAACCGAACCCATGGCGATCGGGCGCAACTTCCTCGTCAAGATCAACGCCAATATCGGCAATTCCGCCGTCGCATCGGATGTCGCGGCGGAAGTCGACAAGATGGTCTGGTCGATCCGCTGGGGCGCCGACACCGTTATGGACCTCTCGACGGGGCGCAACATCCACGACACGCGCGAATGGATCATCCGCAACAGCCCCGTCCCCATCGGCACCGTGCCGATCTACCAGGCGCTCGAAAAGGTCGGCGGCATTGCCGAGGACCTCACCTGGGAAGTGTTCCGCGACACGCTGATCGAACAGGCCGAACAGGGCGTCGACTATTTCACCATCCACGCGGGCGTGCGCCTGCCCTATGTCCCGATGACCGCCAAGCGCGTCACCGGCATCGTGTCGCGCGGCGGCTCGATCATGGCGAAATGGTGCCTCGCGCATCACAAGGAGAGCTTCCTCTACGAGCGCTTCGACGAGATCACCGAGATCATGAAGGCCTACGACATCGCCTACAGCCTCGGCGACGGCCTGCGCCCCGGCTCGATCGCCGACGCGAACGACGAAGCCCAGTTTGCCGAGCTCTACACGCTGGGCGAACTCACCAAGCGCGCCTGGGAACAGGACGTGCAGGTGATGATCGAGGGCCCCGGCCATGTGCCGATGCACAAGATCAAGGAGAACATGGACAAGCAGCTCGAGGCCTGCGGCGAAGCGCCCTTCTACACATTGGGCCCGCTCGTTACCGATATCGCGCCCGGCTACGACCACATCACCAGCGGCATCGGCGCCGCGCAGATCGGCTGGTACGGCACCGCCATGCTCTGCTACGTCACGCCCAAGGAACACCTCGGCCTGCCCGACCGCGACGATGTGAAGGTCGGCGTGGTGACCTACAAGCTCGCCGCGCACGCCGCCGACCTTGCCAAGGGCCACCCCGCCGCCAAGGTCCGCGACGACGCGCTCTCCAAGGCGCGCTTCGACTTCCGCTGGCGCGACCAGTTCAACCTCAGCCTCGATCCCGACACGGCCGAGCAATACCACGACCAGACGCTCCCCGCAGAAGGCGCCAAGACCGCGCATTTCTGCTCGATGTGCGGTCCCAAGTTCTGCAGCATGAAGATCACGCAGGAAGTGCGCGAATTCGCAGCGAAGCAGAACTCGGACAGCTACCTTGCGAGCGAGAACATCAAGCGCGAGACAAGCGCTGAAGAGGCCGAGGAAGCGCGCGCGGGGATGGAGAAGATGAGCGAGGTTTACCGCGAGAAGGGGGAGAGGTTGTATCTGCCTAGCGAAAGCCCTTGA
- a CDS encoding S41 family peptidase — MGLGRTIFTATLAFSLAACGGGGSSSGGGSGSGGGAVGGGGGGGGGSSDNCTLASRQDWTLGQMEEWYLFPDLLDRTVNAGNFSSVQGYIDALVAPARAQDRDRYFTYITSIAEENALISSGSNAGFGVRLGYDTAARRVFVVEAFENAPAFAQGIDRGSEIIAIGGQSVAALMADGGAQAVVNALGPSDPGVTRQLRIRQPAGGEVTVGVTKTEYALDPISDRYGAKILDNGGTKVGYINLRTFIIDDAKAQLRDAFAVFRAEGVTQIILDFRYNGGGLVSVAELLGDLLAADRTGQVFSKTTFRDSKSDFNEIARFAAAPQAIAATRIAVIGTGGTASASELVANAFIPILGNNIALIGTDTYGKPVGQIARDRSACDDRLRVVAFRSVNADDGGDYYSGLASVMPQTCRANDDILTPLGDPGEASIATALDFLAGRSCTAIGAAAEGLAESRALPAKRELVMPQAPSPAQIEIPGLQ; from the coding sequence ATGGGTCTGGGTCGCACCATTTTCACTGCAACACTGGCATTCTCGCTCGCCGCATGCGGCGGTGGAGGAAGCTCGAGCGGAGGCGGCAGCGGCTCCGGAGGCGGCGCGGTCGGCGGCGGTGGTGGCGGTGGTGGCGGTTCCTCCGACAATTGCACGCTCGCCAGCCGGCAGGACTGGACGCTGGGGCAGATGGAGGAATGGTATCTGTTCCCCGACCTGCTCGACCGGACCGTGAACGCGGGAAATTTCAGTTCGGTCCAGGGTTATATCGATGCGCTGGTCGCGCCTGCCCGGGCGCAGGACCGCGACCGCTACTTCACCTACATCACCTCGATCGCCGAAGAGAACGCGCTGATCAGCAGCGGATCCAACGCCGGTTTCGGGGTGCGCCTGGGCTATGATACCGCCGCCCGCCGGGTGTTCGTGGTCGAGGCTTTCGAAAATGCCCCCGCCTTCGCGCAAGGCATCGACCGCGGCAGCGAAATCATCGCCATCGGCGGACAGAGTGTCGCCGCGCTCATGGCCGACGGCGGTGCGCAGGCGGTGGTCAATGCGCTCGGCCCAAGCGATCCGGGGGTGACCCGCCAATTGCGTATCCGCCAGCCCGCTGGCGGCGAGGTTACGGTCGGCGTGACCAAGACCGAATATGCACTCGACCCGATCTCGGATCGCTATGGTGCGAAGATCCTCGACAATGGCGGGACCAAGGTCGGCTATATCAATCTGCGCACCTTCATCATCGATGATGCCAAGGCCCAATTGCGCGATGCCTTCGCCGTCTTCCGTGCCGAAGGCGTGACGCAGATCATCCTCGACTTCCGCTACAATGGCGGCGGGCTGGTATCGGTCGCGGAACTGCTTGGCGACCTGCTCGCGGCGGACCGGACCGGACAGGTTTTCAGCAAGACGACCTTTCGCGATTCCAAAAGCGACTTCAACGAAATCGCCCGCTTCGCCGCCGCACCTCAGGCTATTGCAGCAACCAGGATCGCGGTGATCGGCACCGGGGGGACCGCGTCTGCCAGCGAGTTGGTGGCCAATGCCTTCATCCCCATCCTGGGCAACAACATCGCGCTGATCGGCACCGATACCTATGGCAAGCCGGTTGGGCAGATCGCCCGCGACCGGTCGGCCTGCGACGACCGGCTGCGCGTGGTCGCCTTCCGCTCGGTCAATGCCGATGACGGGGGCGATTACTATTCGGGCCTCGCCAGCGTGATGCCGCAAACCTGCCGCGCGAACGACGATATCCTCACCCCGTTGGGCGACCCGGGCGAAGCCTCGATCGCCACCGCGCTCGATTTCCTCGCCGGACGCAGTTGCACCGCGATCGGCGCGGCGGCGGAAGGTCTCGCCGAAAGCCGGGCATTGCCCGCCAAGCGCGAACTGGTCATGCCGCAGGCGCCCTCGCCCGCGCAGATCGAAATCCCGGGCCTGCAATGA
- a CDS encoding alpha/beta hydrolase, producing MTSIRARLVKLALPLLGIKRFFSQPDKFDERIAKLRAAKPVRPRAKWHKRFDIREYGSRGFPVVTLEPKGGAQPGAPHLLYLHGGGYVMDIAAVHWDAVADLCERLGASATVPLYPLAPEHKADETLEAMRSLYLELAERYGADHVTVMGDSAGGGMTLALAQMLKAADQPLPGSLVLYSPWLDATATAEGQREIEPRDGMLAVSGLKACGDMYRGDLAIDDPRVSPLFGPLEGLPPMAIFSGTADILLVDGRRLAGKLAQVGMPDHIYREYEDMFHVWMLLPVPEGKRARAETANFIRQHGKTT from the coding sequence ATGACCAGTATTCGCGCCCGCCTCGTCAAACTCGCGCTGCCGCTGCTCGGCATCAAGCGGTTCTTCTCGCAGCCCGACAAGTTCGACGAACGGATCGCCAAGCTGCGTGCGGCCAAGCCGGTTCGCCCGCGTGCGAAATGGCACAAGCGCTTCGATATTCGCGAGTATGGCAGTCGCGGGTTTCCGGTGGTCACGCTCGAACCCAAGGGCGGGGCCCAGCCCGGCGCGCCGCATCTGCTGTATCTGCATGGCGGCGGCTATGTGATGGATATCGCCGCGGTGCATTGGGACGCGGTGGCGGATCTGTGCGAGCGGCTGGGCGCCTCGGCGACCGTACCGCTCTACCCGCTGGCGCCCGAACACAAGGCTGACGAGACGCTCGAGGCGATGCGCTCGCTCTATCTCGAACTGGCCGAGCGTTATGGCGCGGATCATGTCACCGTGATGGGCGACAGCGCGGGCGGCGGCATGACGTTGGCGCTGGCGCAGATGCTCAAGGCCGCGGATCAGCCGCTGCCCGGCAGCCTGGTGCTTTATTCGCCCTGGCTCGATGCGACGGCCACTGCCGAAGGGCAGCGCGAAATCGAACCGCGCGACGGGATGCTGGCGGTCAGCGGGCTCAAGGCCTGCGGCGACATGTATCGCGGCGATTTGGCAATCGACGATCCGCGCGTCAGCCCGTTATTCGGACCGCTGGAGGGATTGCCCCCGATGGCAATCTTCTCGGGCACCGCCGACATCCTGCTGGTCGACGGGCGCCGCCTTGCCGGCAAGCTCGCGCAAGTGGGCATGCCCGACCACATTTATCGCGAGTATGAGGATATGTTTCACGTCTGGATGCTGCTGCCTGTCCCCGAAGGCAAGCGCGCACGCGCCGAAACCGCGAATTTCATCCGCCAGCACGGGAAGACCACATGA
- a CDS encoding PaaI family thioesterase: MGVAAEKPVYSVPFVERTGMRRIEERRGYSKLLMPLDGNANHVDVMYLGAFCVLAEAIAAGPGISILDTARHFPIIKDIAVDFHRMAASDVTGEYELTESHIAALEADLERKGSAGYTAEVPMHDADGALVATGRVTVKLLSHDWSGRA, from the coding sequence ATGGGCGTAGCCGCCGAGAAGCCGGTTTACAGCGTACCCTTTGTCGAGCGCACCGGGATGCGCCGGATCGAGGAGCGGCGTGGGTATTCGAAACTGCTGATGCCGCTCGATGGCAATGCCAACCATGTCGACGTGATGTATCTCGGCGCCTTCTGTGTGCTCGCCGAAGCGATCGCGGCAGGGCCGGGGATCTCGATCCTCGACACCGCGCGCCATTTCCCAATCATCAAGGACATCGCGGTGGACTTTCACCGCATGGCGGCCAGCGATGTCACCGGCGAATACGAACTCACCGAGAGCCATATTGCCGCGCTGGAGGCCGATCTCGAGCGCAAGGGCAGCGCGGGCTACACCGCCGAAGTCCCGATGCACGATGCCGATGGCGCGCTGGTCGCCACGGGCCGCGTCACGGTCAAGCTGCTGAGCCACGACTGGTCCGGTCGGGCCTGA